The proteins below are encoded in one region of Candidatus Krumholzibacteriia bacterium:
- a CDS encoding aminotransferase class I/II-fold pyridoxal phosphate-dependent enzyme gives MEPVPFHVPTVDDADIPGVLEVLRSGWITTGAKARAFEEAFAAHVRGDSDDEIHTLAVSSGTAALHLALEAAGVGPGDRVLVPVWTFTATAEVVRYLGADPVFCDVDPTTLNLGTEEIDDALAWLRPSEQEAVKAVMPVHFGGLPCDMRAIEERACGSEWSVIDDAAHSLPARHAGRSVGRWGRASAFSFYATKTLCTGEGGMVVTRDADLAARMRVMRLHGINRDAFDRYRSEKPAWYYEIVAPGFKYNMGDIAAALGLSQLERLHDFRDARARIAARYHEAFAGVDGLTTPPDARDDDQHAWHLYPLRVEGGRAVRDQLIQELSNAKIGTSVHFIPLHLHPYWRDRYHLREDDFPVASQAFGEEVSLPIFPSMSDAQIERVCEEVPRAYQRARDHVSSQTTSNEA, from the coding sequence GTGCTCGAGGTGCTGCGCAGCGGTTGGATCACCACCGGCGCCAAGGCCCGGGCCTTCGAGGAGGCCTTCGCTGCCCACGTGCGCGGCGATTCCGACGACGAGATCCACACCCTGGCCGTGAGCAGCGGCACCGCCGCCCTGCACCTGGCCCTGGAGGCCGCCGGCGTGGGGCCGGGCGACCGCGTTCTGGTGCCCGTGTGGACCTTCACCGCCACCGCCGAGGTGGTGCGCTACCTCGGCGCCGACCCCGTGTTCTGCGACGTCGACCCCACCACCCTGAACCTGGGAACCGAGGAGATCGACGATGCCCTGGCCTGGCTGCGCCCCAGCGAGCAGGAGGCGGTGAAGGCCGTCATGCCCGTGCACTTCGGCGGCCTGCCCTGCGACATGCGGGCGATCGAGGAGCGGGCGTGTGGCAGCGAGTGGAGCGTGATCGACGACGCGGCGCATTCCTTGCCTGCGCGTCACGCGGGGCGGTCCGTCGGACGCTGGGGCCGCGCCAGCGCGTTCAGCTTCTACGCGACCAAGACCCTGTGCACCGGCGAGGGCGGTATGGTCGTCACCCGCGACGCCGACCTGGCCGCCCGCATGCGCGTGATGCGCCTGCACGGGATCAACCGCGACGCCTTCGACCGGTATCGCAGCGAGAAGCCGGCGTGGTACTACGAGATCGTGGCACCGGGGTTCAAGTACAACATGGGCGACATCGCAGCGGCACTGGGACTGAGCCAGCTCGAGCGGTTGCACGACTTCCGCGACGCCCGCGCGCGCATCGCCGCGCGCTACCACGAGGCCTTCGCCGGAGTGGACGGCCTGACCACCCCACCCGACGCGCGCGACGACGACCAGCACGCCTGGCACCTGTACCCGCTGCGCGTCGAGGGCGGCCGCGCCGTCCGCGACCAGCTGATCCAGGAACTGAGCAACGCGAAGATCGGCACCAGTGTGCACTTCATCCCACTGCACCTGCACCCCTACTGGCGCGATCGCTACCACCTGCGCGAAGACGACTTCCCCGTGGCCAGCCAGGCCTTCGGGGAGGAAGTGAGCCTGCCGATCTTCCCGTCGATGAGCGACGCGCAGATCGAGCGGGTGTGTGAAGAGGTCCCCCGGGCGTACCAGCGTGCGCGGGACCACGTGAGTTCGCAGACGACGTCGAACGAAGCCTGA
- a CDS encoding sugar transferase: MPRWVDVVLAGLGLLLISPLLLLIAAAVKLTTAGPVLFRQERVGRQGRLFMILKFRTMVIDAEKRGLKITCGGRDPRVTPVGYWLRRFKLDELPQLWNVLVGDMKFVGPRPEVPEYVRLWDEVQRVALLAMPPGITDPAALAFQDEDEVLGTHEDPERAYVEHVMPAKLAMNMEYLKARSARSDMGLIASTVRRAVLRV; the protein is encoded by the coding sequence ATGCCCCGCTGGGTCGATGTGGTGCTCGCAGGCCTGGGCCTGCTCCTGATCTCGCCCCTGCTGCTGCTGATCGCCGCCGCCGTCAAGCTGACCACCGCCGGCCCCGTCCTGTTCCGCCAGGAGCGCGTGGGCCGCCAGGGCCGGCTGTTCATGATCCTGAAGTTCCGGACCATGGTGATCGACGCCGAGAAGCGCGGTTTGAAGATCACCTGCGGCGGCCGCGACCCGCGCGTGACCCCCGTGGGCTACTGGCTGCGGCGGTTCAAGCTCGACGAGCTGCCCCAGCTGTGGAACGTGCTCGTGGGGGACATGAAGTTCGTGGGCCCGCGCCCGGAGGTGCCCGAGTACGTGCGGCTGTGGGACGAGGTGCAGCGCGTCGCGCTGCTGGCCATGCCGCCCGGGATCACCGATCCGGCGGCGCTGGCGTTCCAGGACGAGGACGAGGTGCTCGGCACGCACGAAGATCCCGAGAGGGCTTACGTGGAACACGTGATGCCGGCAAAGCTGGCGATGAACATGGAGTACCTGAAGGCGCGGAGCGCGCGATCGGACATGGGCTTGATCGCGTCGACGGTGCGGAGGGCGGTGTTGCGGGTGTGA